The region ATTTACTTAATATTtatacagacatacatacacgcATAACACAAGCCACCAACCCCAAATCACTGGACAAACGAAATACGAAACATACGTACACCACCCAGCAAATATTCCTTTTGTTGACCTTATCGCTATTGTAAAtatatctataaatatatacatatatcccatAACTATgcaacacatacacacagataaaCACACTCTGACAGATAGAAGACAGTCGTAAACAGATGTATGGGAAGGGAAAGCTTTGCAAAAGTTAATGTGGCAAAAAGGAGAATTATACGAACGAGTATGTGAGATGTTGGGATTCCAGAACACAAATTGTGTGAgagagttggagctggaggccGTCGGGTAACGATAAAagatatttatatttgtaaaCGTTTATgcttatatattttatataaatatatacatatttaaatttaaaaaaatcaaaaaacaatagccccaaaacagaaaaaaataaaaaagaatagaAAAATTAAGCAACCCATCTTTTGTCCtattttaaaatcaatttcTTTTCTCACAAATCTTTCCATCTATTATTCTGCAATGAATTTGATTATGAACTACCAAGAAGTTTCCCTTCTGAGAATATCTAGGAACTTGTTTCTGTTCTAATTTATAAGGTGATAAATTGCAAGAATGAAATATGTCTCAAATGCCATCACAAATACTGCACTTCACCAAGAATTCGGAGCACTGTGTCCTTTCAGCACCCTTACAAAGTTGAACGGTGCGTATGAGTTATAGAGGGGTAAAGAGGAACGAAGAATTATGAAGAATTTGAGGCCATTCCTCCTCCTTGGGTTGGCCGGCGCGTGCCGATTACCAATTTTCAGCATATGGATGCAGTGGCTATGTTGCGAGTATGTTGTATTCTATTGCAGCAGATCCAGTTCCAGTCCAACGAAATAATCCTTAAAATGCCCGCCCACTCATGAACTCCACTCCCACTCACTCATAATCCCCCTCATGGAACATTCAGCGAGCCAAAGCTCTTGCGCTTCTTTCTGCATTGTCCACTTATGTAGTTTTATGTCATATACTATACTCGTTCTCGTATGACTGGCATATAGAAAGTCCCGTACTATCTGCAAACCTTCACACATGGCATACCCAAAGGGATACAATAGGGGGATGGTGGATGGGCGGATGGCCCTCCAGGGGGTTGTGCTGGTattgtggcaggcaggctTCCGCATGCGTGTTGTGGGGTGGGGGTCGGGTGGGGGTCACTGCCATTGTCAGTGCCATTGCCATGTCAGGCGCGTTAGATCCATTGTTGTCCAGTTTAAACGCAACATGAGTTGCTATTAATACCGCCAAGGCACTTGAGGGACCCCCAAGTAATTGCCCAAGGGCTCAACTGAACTCAACGTATCATCGCTAGCTACATCCTCTAATTATAAACTGGACCGAGAGTTTCTTGTACATAGTTTTTACCTAATTAGTATAGACTATATTTATTTACCCACTATCGAATGCagatttgatttgttttgggATAAATATTAGTGGTTTTCCTAATAATAAAATAGCTTCGTGTTAGAGGTCTACAATGGTAAACAAACCGGAAGTCGAATTATCAAGAGAGTTAGGGGTTACGTCGATGAATGAGTCCGCTCACATAAGACTCGTATGGACTACAGTTCAACGAAGCAGTGAGACTTGAAGTAGTTAGTAGTTGTACTTGACCAGGAAAACCTTTCCACCCTACTGTCTGATATACCCTTATTCTCCACGACTAGCGGGTATATGCATTTGCCGGAACCCCACTACTTTGTATACTCATTGTTAAGTTTATTAAAAGTTGTTTCCTCTGTAAGTAAGTCCTGACTGACCCAAAGTCATGACTATACGCCCCACTCGGTTGGAGATGGTTTCGTGGCAGAACAGCTGAAATATAGCGTGgcattatttaattgaaatgtgaGAATGCGCTTTTCCAGCGTACCTACTTCACGGAAATTCCcgcgcactcacacacacactcatccCCACTCGGACTAACGTGTCACACTTGTTCGCATGCCCCATTCGCCCCAGAGTCCCATTGAAAAGGCAGTGGGCTACTGCTTCACCAGCTgcgctgctgtttctgctcctccagctgctgctgttgctgctccttctgctgatgAAGAGCACAAAACAGGCATATCGTAGGCAACGAGAACTGCTACAAAGATGGCGAGCGTGCTTGAGGAATGCCCGTGGGGCTCGTGTGCTCTCTCCTAGCCAACCCCAAAGGCCCCCAACCCCCTCTGCTTTGGATGGACTGTTGCGGCGGTTTCATTCATATTCATCCATTTCTCGATGCTccttcccactcccactcagCCACCAGGGTTTTCGGCTATGGCTGCAACTTGGCAGCACTAACccaatcacacacacagacacacgcagTGAAGGCGGGGGAGGGAGTCTCGCATTTTTCCGCTTTTACCACCCACGCATTAGCCAAGGCGCGTCCTTTGTGCGAGGGTGTCGTAGAGGATGCTCGCATGTGCtgggctgtgctgtgctgtgccccAACAAACACAAATTCCAGCACAAAGAAAGCCGAGCCGAACGGCAATCGGCTCCGGATCTGGCACTCGGGCCTGTTCCGTGCTCTCTCTGTagcgctgctctgctctgctctcatCTCGCGCGATGTACCGTTAAGGTATATGCTTGAAATTTTCAGCTTCAGTCCCGGACGAGATTTGGAAACGTGCGCTTCAAAAGTTCTCTCCCAAAACTGGGAGTCGTCCCCGCAGCGGACGCGTGCAAAGAACGTTAAAAAAAAGTGTTTGTTACATGGCTTTAGTGAAAATGCgagaaataattaaataaaattaggaaaatattgtaaataatatataaGAAGAGCAAACAGATTTTGcagtgacagtggcagtggcggtggcagtgggcCTGACGTGTCATTTGTTGTATCGAGTGCGAgaggaaaaaataataaacttgATTACAATGTTAAATGTGGAAACTTTGGGCACGCAAAGCGTCAAAGCGTAGACGCTGACGGCGACGCTGGCGCCGACGTCGCAGCTAGCATTGTGTATAATAAAATTGGCGAAAAAGCCCCCCGCAACCTCACCCACAACCCTCTTGTAACAGAGTGTGGCCGgcccggcagcggcagcagaagcagcagcagcagcttcagaagcagcggcagaagcagccgAAACAACCAAAGATGTGCGCGcacaatacaaaaaattacaaagcatacttttgggagcggcaaatggccaaaatcaaCAGCGATGCTGAGCGTGCGAAATAAGCaataagaaagaaagagagagagagagaggtacaGAGAGACCAGGGACACCAACAACAGGACGACGCTTTCATCCgcagaaagagaggagagcgaaagcggcagcagcagcagcagcagcagcgcatgTAAGTCAGAGCGgtgctgtgtgtttgtgtaggTGACGCTGGCGCTAACGCTGTCACTGGCAGCGCTGCCAGCGCTGTTTCCAGTGCTCTCGTTTTGATTAAACTTTGTGCGAGTAGGTCGGTGGGGCGCGGTTCAACCACCCACACTGCTGTACCCTCCTCTGCTCACTCGGCTGGGGCAATATGCTTAGCGGGTAGCCCAAGCATAAGGTGAAAGCCAGTCCAGCAATTTAATTTCCGCAAACAAGAGAGCGAAACGGCATGGCACGGCACGGCCCGGCCCATGCAGACGGGCCAAAAGCAGGCTGCTAGCCAGCATCTCAGCCATGTGGCAAGCAATTAAACTCGCGCAAAAATTAACATAAACCAGAGGAAGGGGCCCGGGTCACAGTCACAGCATACAAGACGCACAAAAGTATGCAGCTAGTTTTCCCAGCGTTTTCCTtaagcttttccttttccgcAACGAAGCACGCTTTGTCTTGTGCGGGTGTGGTGCGTATGTATAcactgtatgtgtgtgtttgtgtgtttgggtgaAAGTAGGCCCGCATAAAATGTAGCGAACCCGAATATCCGCCCGCCCACATCCAGCAAATAAAAGGCGTCTGCTGATGAGCTGCTGCAGTAACACTCACTCGTACGCACATTAGATGAGGTGACAGTGGCAAGTCGCTTAACGGCACCGGGAACGCAACACACACGAATATGCCAATCAAAATTTGGAAATTGTATGCAAAACTATATCAAGCAGTTCCCTGGAAACTGTTTATATGCAAGAAACTCGAATTACTACTCGTAGGAAAGCAAATATCAACAAATGTGAATGATGGCAGTTTATTGTTTAAGCTCTCTGACCGTACATATATGCCTGAAAAACCTCTGAGCTAATTCAACCTTTTGTTAGATGAGGAatttacaatttcaatttggtAATTGAAGGATTGTCGGTTCTGAGTTCATTAGAATTGTCCGTTCTGAGAATTAAGTGCTGTTTGCGAGCACAGGCTAAGGTAAAATGTGAATTATTCAAACAAaagattcgatttgatttgagaGTGTGATAGAAAATGCAAGACCAATAATTGGTTGATAGATGCAGCATCATGGATGAAGCCTGCAACGACTACGTGTCCTTAGTGTATTTGTGAATTGATACTATTTTTGATTCGATTAGCGGTTGCTTACTGTATTCACTTCATCCTGCCGCGTGATGCGAGCCGCGTGCCACAAGCTTATGGGCTCTGTCATAAAAATAGCTTAATAAATGGCAAAACAAATCCTCGCGGGCCGCAGGTTGTTCagatctccctctctctcgctgcacgactacatgtgtgtgtgtgtgtcagagAAAAGGGACTCCCACACcggctgcttctcctccttctcctcctcctccaccctGTATGGGTGTGTTTGTTTATGCCATTAGCCCAACGCATTTGATAATAAATCCATAAATCCTTTTTTTATGGCAAGCAAAAAGCGAGGCACGGCAACCAGACGCTGAATTCGATTATTTGGCAGCCAAAGGGAGCGGTCGTCTGACAAATTTGAATGTGCCCGAAAGGAAGACGGCCCAGACCGTACAGTACAGCTACTGCCAACTGTCTGTGGCCTGGGCCAACATAAGCTGACGTGGCCTGGACCAAATCACGTACTCAGGACTGGACTTAACCGCAGGAGCAAACGGTGAAACTACTTTGTGTGAGACCATCCCAGGACTCACATCCCTCATGCTAGTACGAGTACGAATCGTGagattttgtttttcatttcttgGAAATGTTTTGCCGACTCGACTGCCGgctggttttattttattctccTTTTCTTCGACGGCAGCACGTTGTTATTTCTGGTTTTGTCAATGCGATATGGCGGCTCAATTTGTGGCGCCCCATTGGTTTTGCCCACTTTGCCGTTAGCTTGTTTTCCCCAATTGATTTATACGCATGTCTGTGTtagtgtgagtgtgggtgggAGCGTGAGTCCTCCCACTGGGTGGTGTGTGGTTTCTACGAAATAAATAACCAgattttgattgatttattggcCAGCGCTGCATTTAATTGAACATCCATTCGAGATTGTGCCAATTAATCCTGCAGAATAACCTACCCACCAGACCGGTCAAAAGTCAATCACACTTTACATGAATTAATCTCTACTAAAAGTTCAATTGAGTAAAATTATACACATTCAACTATGAACTAGCCCGAGTAGGGATCAATtacatactacatacatatatgtacatatgtgggtGCCAATCGAATGCCTAATTGAATCGTTTCGTGTGGTTCTTGCGGTTGAATGAGCCTTGAAATGTGCACCATTTTTCATATGCACTCGTCCTTTGCCCGGACTTGAACTTCGTTGAAGTGGCTACGTAGAACAATCGAAGATAATCCCTGCATTCAAATAAAGAAATCTTCATTTTAATTGGGAATGACCCACGCTTTGTGTGGACTGAATCGTGTGGAAGCGGCTCCACCTCCTTATCCGCCTACAGGCAGCACACAATACAGGAAATAAGCTGGCATCTAGTACTGAATGCCAGTCAATCATGGGACACGCCTATTCATATCGTATCAGTGTCTATCAATCAGGTGGCCAGCACGTCGTATGCGTAacttattttcattaaaaaactTTCGAAATCGAACTTGCACAATGCCTGCCAAATGAACAGTGTCCCTCCACGGGGTGATATGTGTGGAGGACTATAAgcgtgtatatatatagaccCAATGACAACATCAATAGTTTTGAAAAGTGTCAGAGGAAGCCGCCTCGAACATTTCCGTGCCAAAGTCAGGAGTCTGCCACCGACAGGCAGTCAACTTCTTTCCTCGACTGTTGCATGTGGCCCCATTGTGCTTCGTGGTTACAATAATATCCGGCAggcagcaaacaacaaatgtCGTGGGCGTAGCcagggggcggggcgggccGGTTCTGGCAAGGAGGCAAGCTTTCATTTACATTTGCATAGACATTTTCATTAAAACAAATCACACAGAAAATGTCATTTTGCAGCAAGGACAAAGCGAGTCAGGCCCCTGGCATTGTAAATATATTATTGCGCTTCCTTGGTCCTCCAGCCCTTCAGCCCCTCCTCTGCCTTTGCATTTGCCTTTGCCCCTGCGGAGCATGGGATGGGATATATCAAAGGCCTGCGCTTTGGACAGCTCCTCATAATTCTCGCCTTTTACTATCTCGTTGTTTTATGTCCGATGGCTGCCAAAGgggctgggatgggatgggatacGATGGGCATACGGAAATTGTGACACCCTATACTATAACAATCGGGCTCTCGGGGAGTACGACACGTAGATTACTGCTGCATGAAATTGGTTTATGTGGATATTGATGCATTGGTGCACTTTCGCACTCATTAGGGCTTACATCAACCGCTAACGATATGCAgcaaaaaccaattaaaagcTTAATGAAATTTCGGGAATTTGTTCCGACCGAATAATTTCgaacataaatattaaaatcagAATCAATTGAATAATCCTTTAAACTTTCAGGAGCTCTCGTTGATAGGTCTTTGGTTAGGGTAATCCTTTGGTCGCATCGCTGTTCAGCCTTGTGGAATACACagttatttttattgcttGCAGGGCCAGTGGAAAAATGGCCAACGCCTTGCGTGGGTGCAGCCTAAAGGATAAGCAGAGGATGAAAGCCAACTGAAACAGGGGACAAGAACACACAGCGAacgagacagcgagagagagagagaagcgaaAAGGAAGTGTAATCTTGAAAAGCTTTTGCTGAAAATATCACGTATTCGCCATGGAGCCGGTTATGAGCCTGGCCCTTGCCGCCCATGGCCCGCCCAGCATACTTGAGCCTCTGTTTAAAACCGTAACTACGAGCACAACGACCAcatcgacgacgacgaccacaaccacaacgacGACTAGCAGTCCGGCGCACCTGTCGTCGACAGGCACCACCCTGCTGACGGCCCTCCTCGAAAATCTGACCACGACAGCGGCCAGCGGACTGTACGATCCGTACCCTTACGCCAACCAGACGAACGGCTCGATGGTCTTCGAGACGAAGGGGCCGCGCTACTCGCTTGCCTCGATGGTGGTCATGGGCTTCGTAGCGGCGATTCTGAGCACGGTGACGGTGGCGGGCAACGTCATGGTGATGATCTCCTTCAAGATCGACAAGCAGCTGCAGACGATCAGCAACTACTTCCTCTTCTCGCTGGCCATCGCGGACTTTGCCATCGGCGCCATCTCGATGCCGCTGTTCGCGGTTACCACCATCCTGGGCTACTGGCCGCTAGGGCCGATCGTCTGCGACACCTGGCTGGCCCTCGACTACCTGGCCTCGAACGCCTCAGTGCTGAACCTGCTGATCATCAGCTTCGATCGCTACTTCAGCGTCACTCGGCCGCTCACGTACCGCGCCAAGCGCACCACCAACCGGGCGGCGGTGATGATCGGCGCCGCCTGGGGCATCAGCCTACTGCTCTGGCCGCCCTGGATCTACAGCTGGCCCTACATCGAGGGCAAGCGCACGGTGCCCAAGGACGAGTGCTACATCCAGTTCATCGAGACGAACCAGTACATCACCTTCGGCACAGCGCTCGCCGCCTTCTACTTTCCCGTCACGATAATGTGCTTCCTCTACTGGCGCATTTGGCGCGAAACGAAGAAGCGGCAGAAGGACCTGCCCAATCTGCAGGCGGGCAAGAAGGACTCCAGCAAGCGGTCGAACAGCAGGTGAGTGATCTTAAATCACTTAAATCCCATGCGTTGGATCCCCCTAAGATGCATCTCTTTTCAGTGACGAGAACACTGTGGTCAATCATGCGGGCGGCGGCCTGCTGGCCTTCGCCCAGTTGGGCGCCAACGATCACGACACCTGGCGACGGCCGCGCTCCGAGAGCTCTGCGGATGCGGAGAGTGTCTACATGACGAATATGGTCCTCGATTCCGGCTACCACGGCATGCACTCGCGCAAGTCAAGCGTGGGTTTCCCCCCTATACCCCTTTTATCCCATCTGAAATGCAGATACTTATCTTTGGTGCCTATGTCCTTGCAGATCAAAAGCACCAATACAATCAAAAAGCCGTACAACTGCTTCGGCAGCGTCAAGGAGTGGTGCATTGCGTGGTGGCATTCCGGGCGCGAGGACTCCGACGACTTTGCCTACGAGCAGGAGGAGCCTTCTGATTTAGGGTATGCAACACCAGTAACAATTGAAACTCCTTTACAAAGCTCCGTCTCCAGGTAGTAAAACAAGCAATCAAAATTCTGATCTTTTATCGTCTATTCTATCGTCTATTGTCTACTCGTATTTTCGAGTAAGCGACACCGCACCGCTCGCACCTCTAGCACCCCTTGCActcccatacacacacacacacacgtatgtCCCTCTGTAcatgtgtggatgtgtgtataTGCACTGCATTAATGCAACAATTGCACTTAGAGCgcaccaccccccacccactgACCACTGCCCATCGCCCACCGAACACAAAGataaacagaaacagacactTTATAAATTTCGATTTCCTTCTCCTCTTCGATGTTTACCCACTAAGAAAACCAACAGCTAACAAAAACTCAGAGTTCTGCTGCCAAATGCCACACATCCATCGCCGGTAAAAGCTTTCAGTTGCACTaatcccatccccatccccatagCCATCTCCATAAAAAAACCCCCACAAATCCATCAAAGTCCTCGCACAAACAGAACTCTGCAACATGGCAGAGGCGGTGGCTTGAACTGTGCCCCATGCAAATGCAACGCCCCTGCCAGGGATGGATATTGGTTCTTCAGTTtatttcagtttatttttCGAAAATGTGCCAGCGAAATGTGTGCCTTTTGTCTGAGTTTACCCTCCGTTTTCATGAATTTTTagtttattaattttaagGGTTTGTTAGTTTCCaattttgtgtaattttatTTGACGATAAAACGAATTTTGAGTtgcaattcaattattttgtgTGTAAGGTTTCTATTTATGGCGATTTTATTTCTAAAACGATGGTTAGCGGAATTTATACGGCCATATCTTGTCTGCAGTTTCTATTAATGCCAGCCACTAGAAGTATAACATTTTCCGAGTTTTACAAAGTTTGCTGTTGATTTGTCTCACTTTATCATTATCTTCTATTCCTTAATAGAAATACTTGTTTCTATATCCTTTTCAATGGAATAATTCTTTTCCAAGCTACATAAAACGCACAGATATACATCTTGTATGTGTACTCCTACTCTGCTATCTGTTTTGTCTGTTGACATAGATCTATTGATATTCCATGTGCCACAAGTTACCTCTAATCAGTGCAGTTTCATGCAAGCCCCAACCGTCCAGGTAAATTCCATTAGAGTCTCTCCCTCTATCCCTGCCTCTTTTTGAAGGCAGTGTCATCGAAACAATTGATGTAACTGAAATTTCCGATGAATCTGC is a window of Drosophila pseudoobscura strain MV-25-SWS-2005 chromosome 3, UCI_Dpse_MV25, whole genome shotgun sequence DNA encoding:
- the mAChR-A gene encoding muscarinic acetylcholine receptor DM1 isoform X1, whose amino-acid sequence is MEPVMSLALAAHGPPSILEPLFKTVTTSTTTTSTTTTTTTTTTSSPAHLSSTGTTLLTALLENLTTTAASGLYDPYPYANQTNGSMVFETKGPRYSLASMVVMGFVAAILSTVTVAGNVMVMISFKIDKQLQTISNYFLFSLAIADFAIGAISMPLFAVTTILGYWPLGPIVCDTWLALDYLASNASVLNLLIISFDRYFSVTRPLTYRAKRTTNRAAVMIGAAWGISLLLWPPWIYSWPYIEGKRTVPKDECYIQFIETNQYITFGTALAAFYFPVTIMCFLYWRIWRETKKRQKDLPNLQAGKKDSSKRSNSSDENTVVNHAGGGLLAFAQLGANDHDTWRRPRSESSADAESVYMTNMVLDSGYHGMHSRKSSIKSTNTIKKPYNCFGSVKEWCIAWWHSGREDSDDFAYEQEEPSDLGYATPVTIETPLQSSVSRCTSMNVMRDNYSMGGSTSGVRPPSILLSDVSPTPLARPPMPLSSISQMQELNATGNNSQNSSNSGAAANAGGASTGNGAAIGLGLGMATANGTASCSNTNGNGNANANGNSANTAVRDSRTLPVINRINSRSVSQDSVYTILIRLPSDGASSNAAMSRAGAAGGGGGGVGAGSGEAAAVGASAVAVGQGDYAPSIKMIQEDATPSTLASSAAVTTVPPLATRRPLPSRDSEFSLPLGRRMSHAQHDARLLNAKVIPKQLGKAGAAGAAGGAAGQHALMNARNAAAKKKKKSQEKRQETKAAKTLSAILLSFIITWTPYNILVLIKPLTTCSDCIPAELWDFFYALCYINSTINPMCYALCNASFRRTYIRILTCKWHTRNREGMVRGVYN
- the mAChR-A gene encoding muscarinic acetylcholine receptor DM1 isoform X2, which encodes MEPVMSLALAAHGPPSILEPLFKTVTTSTTTTSTTTTTTTTTTSSPAHLSSTGTTLLTALLENLTTTAASGLYDPYPYANQTNGSMVFETKGPRYSLASMVVMGFVAAILSTVTVAGNVMVMISFKIDKQLQTISNYFLFSLAIADFAIGAISMPLFAVTTILGYWPLGPIVCDTWLALDYLASNASVLNLLIISFDRYFSVTRPLTYRAKRTTNRAAVMIGAAWGISLLLWPPWIYSWPYIEGKRTVPKDECYIQFIETNQYITFGTALAAFYFPVTIMCFLYWRIWRETKKRQKDLPNLQAGKKDSSKRSNSSDENTVVNHAGGGLLAFAQLGANDHDTWRRPRSESSADAESVYMTNMVLDSGYHGMHSRKSSIKSTNTIKKPYNCFGSVKEWCIAWWHSGREDSDDFAYEQEEPSDLGCTSMNVMRDNYSMGGSTSGVRPPSILLSDVSPTPLARPPMPLSSISQMQELNATGNNSQNSSNSGAAANAGGASTGNGAAIGLGLGMATANGTASCSNTNGNGNANANGNSANTAVRDSRTLPVINRINSRSVSQDSVYTILIRLPSDGASSNAAMSRAGAAGGGGGGVGAGSGEAAAVGASAVAVGQGDYAPSIKMIQEDATPSTLASSAAVTTVPPLATRRPLPSRDSEFSLPLGRRMSHAQHDARLLNAKVIPKQLGKAGAAGAAGGAAGQHALMNARNAAAKKKKKSQEKRQETKAAKTLSAILLSFIITWTPYNILVLIKPLTTCSDCIPAELWDFFYALCYINSTINPMCYALCNASFRRTYIRILTCKWHTRNREGMVRGVYN